Part of the Elgaria multicarinata webbii isolate HBS135686 ecotype San Diego chromosome 5, rElgMul1.1.pri, whole genome shotgun sequence genome, CACTGGGACTTCACTTAGTTAagactaacttgttccattggttTTCATGCCACCAATCCTATGTGTAttaacttagaagtaagtcccagtgagttcagtggggtttactcccaaatacgtgtgcataggattgtagcctctgcAAGCCTAATCCCCTTTACCAGGAAGCAAGccacactgaacacagtgggaatttCTTCTGAGAACACATGCCTAGGAGTGTTCTCTGAGTTGACACACACTTTGGCTGGCTTAGAGCCAACTATTGTAATGTATAAAGCAGTGAAATGAATTCAATATGCCAAAAGTACCATTTCCATTGTAAGTGTATGAATTGGGTAATTGTACTTATTTGTTTTCTGATAACAATTACTTGCAGCACAGGGGTGGTGGGGGCCTAAACAATAGTGCTACATTTTGTATATTACAaaacactgatttatttattttcatatggGGAGAGTCATCTGACACACAACATTTTTAAACAGGTAATGTTAGCGTATAAAGCAGTCCTTAATGTTCTACTCTCCCCACCAAGACTTTACAGAATCAGCAACTGTTTTCGAGAAAGGAGCAGAGGGATTGTGGCATTTGTGAAGGATGGGGACATTTCTGACTATAATGTAGAAAGATCTTTGGGGGATAAAATATGCTACATCCCATATAGTTCACTATGATATCTCTATGCGCTCAAAGTTTGCAATTTATGCAGGCTGCACAGTAACCAATACATAAAGGATGACATGAAACAGGGAAGCACATAAGTAGTGGATGATATAGAAGTCATTGCCACTTATCCCAGATGGCTAGTTGTAtccctgcttattattattaattatacaGCACCATTTGCTTTAAAGACTTTCATTAGCCCCAAAATACCCACCAGGTCCCAGATCCCtgcagcagggagagggaggagtagCAGTGATCTCATTTTAGCAGATATGAACATCACCAGATATACTACTCTTCACAGAAATACTAAAATACAGAATTATCTTTTACTGCTGAGCAGGTCAGTCCATCCCATGAAATGCAGAATGTGTCAATTGTTTTCTGCCCCAAACCAAATTTCAGCTTAATTTTTGGCAAAGTAGAATTGtgtacttaaaaagttgtcaaaTGTAAATGGGTCACTGTTTTCATCTTAAACATCTGTTGTTTATACCCAAGAAAGCACACTGGGGGCAAGGAAATTAATTCCCCAATTGCTGTCAACTGAGTTAGGAAACAGCAATAAACAGCTTACTGTAAAGCCGCTAGCTACAATAAAACTGCTGTCAATAAAGTGCGGCTGATATGGTTTTGCTGTGCCAGAAAAATACATCCTTTGAAAATGAAAATCTGAAATGGTAACTAGAAGATCCTTCCTTGTCCCTGTACACAAAGGAACTATATCAGAAAACTCTGATAGCATTGAACTCTTAgcatctttcccccccctccatgggTGATGCGATTTAAGAAAGTTATACATTGCACATCAATGGGTAAACAAACCCTAATGattcatacacacataaaacactacatgcacacacaaaaggggggaagcaaacCCAGTgaattaaaggaaaggaaaggggcaaGATTCTTGGACCTTTAACTGAATGTCTCTCTGTACAAAAAATATGCTTTATTCTAGCTTATAATTTCCACTGCTGCTATAGAAAATTGTATTATCGCTTAAGGTTATATTCCGTTTTCCATTACAACCTCCTGTTTTCACATGCTTTTCACTTTCCCAATAAACCTTCTTTTCAGCTGAAGTTTTCCACGCTTGGTCTCAGCTCAAAGACGAATTCCTTTAGACAGTTGAACAAAACCTgctaacctttatttatttattatataaggggggagatgtactgtatttccacagtctttccaagttttttttgtgtgtgtgttcatgtgcttgtgtgtgcacacgtgtgtaaataaataaagccagacaCATTTTAAAAGTACCTGTTTGTCCAATCTTTACTGAACCCTGATTTTCTCAAATAGTCAAAACCATAAGACAGTCAAAATCAAAACATTTCAATCAATAAAATGTGTTAAGTCAAATTGTTCATAAGCTGCTGTTTCACAGTGAATTCCCACAACTCCTACTTCTGCCTACAAATCTAGTTTTATGAGAATGCTTAATAGAGGCTTCGCTGGTGTCCTTTTTATCAGCTCTTATCACAAATATAAGGAAATAAATCACTGCACAACAAGCCACCTGGGATGGGACTGTGCCTCTTTAGTTTATTTAACTGCAGCCCTGGCTTCCTGTTGTAGTTTTCAGCAGTGATAAAGGGTGCCTGATGAACTCTATATATATTTTATGGTTATCTATGCTATAATGTAAGATTCTGTCCCATTGGATTTTATGGTAGACACGGTACTACTGGGACATGCAGTTGGCCAAGTGTCCATAAACGTGATTAAAGATCGTTCATACAGTTCACAATAATTGTAGCTCTAGAATGACGCACACACGGAGTAACATAAGGGAGCTATGTTTAGTCAATGGCTCTTTGGCAGGAGACTGGGGGAAATTCACCAACCTAGGTGTTGTCAGGTTTGCCTTCCTATGGGACTGATATTAGTCTTGAGGCAAAGGCTTTATCCAGCAGGGCACTCTGAAAAGTGTAGACCTCAAGATGGCAATATTTTGCAATATTTGACCAGGCTTTGAGTGATTCTATTTTTTCTGAATGGCCGTGAGCAAGAGCTAACCCCAGACAAACATTTTTCGGGAACTAATGACAAAACAATGAGTATTCCTTGTTGTTCTCAGTGAACCTGCTCAGCAAtgccttttctctccctcatatacatctccccacccacacccaccctttACAGACTGTCTCTTTCAATTTTGGCACATATGGCCACATGCCAGGCACTTCTAGAAATGTCTTAAACCTCAACCAGGCTCACTAACAGATACTCCTCCTGGTCCTGGATCAAATACCTCAACCTATTATCCAGCTCCTGGGAGGGCAGCATTTGACACTACACGGGGACGTaacattaaactatggtttaatgctTTGAATGAGCACTCCCTCCTCTGGCACAGACACAGGGAAGCAATTGGAAGCATTTACTTTTATGTTCAACTATCCACAATTGGTTGTTGTAACTGATCCAGACCAATCTGtggttagttttttttaaactatgttttGTCCAAACAAGCCAATTTGAAATTGTGGTTTACGATCTCAGATTGTTCATATAAACCATAGTTTTAACTGATGGATCACACAAAACAAACTGAAGTTTGTTGAAAAGTGGAAGCAATGCCTTCCAATCCCCTCCTCACAACCACATCAGAGGTAAGGGCAGAGCAGAGTTATGTGCATAATGCTATACTAAGGTGTAGCATTTTGTCCAAACCAGGCCATTGCCTTTGAGTGCAATGTGTTCTATGGTATGGCTCCATTTAAGACAGTCATTTCTATTCTTCAGTAACTTATCTGCTCAGAATATCTATCTTCTCATGCCTGACAATAATTTGCTATTGCCGTGCAGGTCTGTTTAATGAAATTTTatacacttatttattttgcagcatagACATAGGTTTTCAAGATTAGTATTTAAGAAATCCTGTGTTTTAGGCACTTAAATTCCAATCCACGGCCCTCTTGATCGTAAGTACTTACATTTAAGTGTATTGCTATGACAATCTTAAATACCTTTGCTAACATCTCTGCTATAGAACTTAGAATAATATCACAGTAACAATGATGTAACATCATAGTTTGTGAAGCTCCATTGGTGTAGTGTTAAATATTCTTTATCACAAGCATTTATTTGCTGCCCTAGCAAATATTATGATCAGTCCATTAACCCCAATGATTCCAATCCATGCTATCCAATGATTCAAATCCAGGCTTGTTAATGATTACTTTTTTTAATTATAGCTATAATTCAATGGACCAAGAAAACCACAGACTGAACCCCATATCTGCTTCAAGACATCTGTAAAAGAATTTGGGATATAAAACAATGTATTTAAAGACAATTAAATCTTCACATTTCACAATACAATTTTGAAAGGTTAAGGTGTTTAGAGCAACCAAAATGCATTGTCTCCTAGTAATAAACTATACTGAGATTGGATATATATTCAAGGTTGCGTTATTAAACTTATTCTGGTGAAGATTTTGTTGATATTTTGCATATTCTTGAAGGACCaacctttgaaaaaaaatctgattttgtgATAGTTCTACTATTTTACAGAGCCATCCTACAGGTTTCATGTGGGTATAAACACAGAGTAATATCTAGATGGTATGTTCACCTGCACAAATCTGGATAGAACAAATGGGAAACCAAATCTTGCACAGCTTTTATATATTTCAACAGGCCCTGTTTGGAAGAAGTTTTCACTGGATTATGTCCCATATTTAGCTGAACAATGACCAAAATAGAGagcatctagatcagccttccccaaagtgtTGGTCGCACTAGCTGGGGATAACTGGATtcgtagttcaacacatctggagggcaccaatttgtgGAAGACTGATCTAGGTAATAGATAGCAGGGTGAAACTCCCACCCTCAAACCCATCCGATATGTCCATCGGTTCTGTTTTATGAGTTACAATCCACTAGACATTCTGAAGAAGCTCTGCTGAACTAAATGGGTGTTATGCCATTACAATCCATTTCAACAGGGCTTGTGAAGGACAACTTCCAGTGGATTGTGTTCTTTGCTCAAACCCTAACCCATTGGAGTAACCATTCACTGATGAATGTTTTGGACCAAACCTTAAAAAAGCAAAAGTAACTATTTTTACACCTAgctcctaaacacatttacttgcaaATAACTCTCATTGGTGTCTACAGAATTCATTTCCAAGTACATGTATTTAGGCTTGCTGCTTTAATTGCCAAGCCTTCATGAAAGGCATAATGACAATGTACCAATTTCTCCATACATCCTGCCATCAATGGCTACAATGTGATAACAGCAAGCAACATAATTTTCACAAAACCAAGAACCTAGATGTCTATTTTTAAACCGAGCCTTGCCATTGAAACCAAAATGGGCAATTGAATCATGTTGTCTTTATACACACCTCAGCCCCTACTCATCTTTCCACTGGTTACAAAAGCGGTTTTCCTGTTGCTATCAAAGAAAAACATCCAGGATCTCAGTGGCTCAGGTGATGCCTTCTCAATTAAGATGATCCAAAATTAAGGCATCAGTTTTGTACTGTTCAAAAGCTTTCTACTATATCAGTGAAACATGGCTCTATctgaataattctggatcatatccATCCTTCCACGGGCTctcaaaacatcatcatcatcatcatatgactcatttaaaacagcacttCTACATTGATAATTGCTAGACTATTAaaactatgcatttttttttaacagcattaAAGAAAAAGATATAATGGGATACGCTGATTTTTATGTTTCCCCGCCCTGAACTGTCAAGTCTCTTGAGTGGTGCTTACATGCTCCGCCAGGTAAATcgttttgtatttgtgattttaatCCTCATTTGACTCCTCAAAGAAGTTAAGTCTCATTCTTGTAACAGAGCCCAGGAAATGAGAACTAAAGTGGAACAGAATCGCTTAACATCAAAACAATTTCAGAGACTTCTGTAACAAAAATGGAAGGGACGGGGTTGCAGGTGTTATCATCTAAACTTACAATCTGCTCATTACACTGAAATTTAATGGtcagtggggtgttgttgttgttcttttgaaGTTGTCTTGACAGACGTGTTCAAATGACCGTGAACATTACTTTGAGGACATAGCAATGCTTCAAAATAGTTATGAAGGAGAGCTCTGTGTGAAGATTTCCTTCCCTCAAATCCCATTTAACGAGTTTATTGAGTGCTCTGGGGGTCATTACTTCAACAAGATACCTCCTAAGTGTGAGCTTTAAATACAGTGCCTTGTTATCAGAGAGATGTTCAAAAGTCAAAATGCAATTCTGAGAAACATAACATACAGCTTGGGAAATGACTCAAGGTAACAGAATGGTCACTATCCATCTCTAATGGCACAAACTTATCAAACCATGCCTTGCCCAGTTCTCTGGCTATGGACCTTGTGATCAACCCAAACAATCCACCATAACTCAGGAGACTATAACGTCAACAGTGATGTGTGCTTGATAGCGAAAGCCTTAGACAATTGATGAAATGAAAACTAAGCACTAAGGAGCTACTGCAAAACATGCTAGCTTAACTACTGGTCGCTTCAGTGCGACTGTCATTAAATAAAAGGTTTCTTTGGCTTTAGTACCAGTTTGAActgtccctcccccccatttcttaTCTACTGCAGGATTGGCAGCAAGCCAGCCCAAGCCACATAGTACCTTAGTGCCATCTACAGGCGCATTCTGACATTCTAATTTAGTGGCAAAGGACAAGCACCAGTGAAATGAATTAGACAGCACCACAGTGAAATCTTTATTAGCAAGGAATTATTTGACCTAAAAAGAAatcacaacccccccccaataacTCCAACCCCCCTAATGCTAGATTTAGTGGAAataggagttttcccagcctccTAATCCTTCTTCATATGGCATATTTCACAGTTTTAAAATGAGTTATGACAAATCACTTTTGCACTACTAATATGAGAACATATttacaatggattttttttctgcataATTCTTGTTTTATTCAAAGCAAATGCATCCCTTTTGAAAGTGTActttggccattttttaaaaacacacacacacacgcacaaaccaACCTAAAAACCCTCTTCTCTAATAGACACACAACTTTACTACTGTACAACAAAAAagcattgtagttcaaaacagagGAAGACTTCCTGGTAGCTTAGTTATAGCCTGCCCAACAAACACAGTGCAACGCAATCTTTGAGCCTATGTGAAGACAAAGTTAACCCCATGAACAACAATAACTTAACAAATGTTCCAGATCAGTTTGAAacaaatgggggcggggggggggacaaaaaaacaaaacacatttcagCCAACCTCATGTGAAACTTCAACTTTTCTTTGATCAGAAGTTAACATATTTAATCCTGAAACAGTCAATATTGTTCTCCCTTTGACTTGAATTTGGCAGACTGAGAAATGAtttttcttcttcgtcttctgTAAACCTCTAGAGTCTATACCGATATATATGTTTTTGATAAACTTTACACAATTGCTTTAAGCTctggagtgtatgtgtgtgtgaatgtgtgtgtgaatgtaccTGTGCATGAGTGCGTGCATACAGttctttctaaaataaaaataaaataaaaatagttggTGACATCTAACTTTGGACCATCCTATTCATTCTACAAATGCATAGTCCTGCTGCCCCAGAGACATAGTAAACGGGCATGTTTtctctgtccccccccctccgTTTTCTATCCAAATTATAACTAAGCTAAAATTACAGCGAAAGAAAAGACATCCTGGCACTTTAATACTGGTTGAGTGGGCACTTGTATGCAGTACTTATAGACCAGTAAAAGTGCTCGTTTACCTGTCTGGTGTGCAAGGGGCCCTTTGTCTTGAAGCCTCCTTGGGAACTGCACTCTGAGGCACTGAAGTGATCTGAACTAGTGGAAGAGCGTTTGGAAAGGGTATCACACCCCCCAACAAAGGTGTTGTCCAAAGGGAGTTCCTGAATCACATGATGTTTTTTCACCGAGACGGGGGTGTCAGGCTTAAGATGGAAAGCAGACTGTGGAGAGGCAGATTTGTAATGCTTCGCAAGGTCAGGGCTGTTAGGCTTAAAAGTGGTTGGTGGTGCAGTGCCCCAGTCAAATCGTCCTATACTTTGCTCCTCCAGCTCAGCTGGAAGGCTAATGGTCCCGTTGATAGGTTCGTGAACTGCATCCTCAGGTTTGGATTCCTCAATGGTAACAAAATTCAACAGGGAACTCTTAGGTGACTTCCGTTTCTTccgcttcttcttcttgttctgttTGTTCTCCTGGTTGGGAGACATCCACTCGGCACCTTGCTTGCTCCTTTGGGCAGCTTTGAACCTGGAAGCATGGCGGCAGCGGACCAGAACGGTGACAAATATTACCACAATGACTACCATGGCACCTGCCACAATTGCAATCATTATTGTCAGGTAGTCCTCATTTTGATAAGGCTGGCTGCTGTCCCCGATGTTCCTATCCAAGGGCGTTTCCATAGTCCTGCGGATCAAGTCATAAATATAAGAGGCATTTCCAGCTGTGTCGTTGACATACAAAAACACAAGGACAAGAGTATGTAGGGATTTAGGATAACCCAGGTCACTAATATTGACCACTAACCGATGCAGCCCCACGTCAGTTGGAGTAGGCTTTTCTTCCAGAGTTATGTTACCTGTCACTGGATCAATACGAAACAAACCTTTGTTGTTTCCGCTTACTATTGTATATTTAAGTTCAGCATTCATTCCCGTGTCAATGTCAACAGCAAAGACTTCAGCCACTACGGAGCCAGGGATAGCCGAGAGAGGTACCAACTTAAAAGAAGTATTAGAAGGTGGGGAGATGACCACGGGGCTGTTGTCGTTAACATCCATGACATTAATGGTGACTTTTGCAGTAGAGGAGCGCGGTGGTTGCCCTCCATCAATAGCCTTGACGTCAAAGGTGTAGGAACTCTGCTGCTCCCGGTCAAAAGAAACATTTGATTTTATAACTCCAGAGTAAGGGTCCAGGACAAAGTTCTCATTGTCATTCAGGATGGAAAGAGTCACAGCTTTATTCTCTCCTGCATCTGCATCAGTCACCGTGATCACTCCTACGGTGCTATACTTTGGTAGGTTCTCCGACACAAAAAATTGAAAATGATTATGAGTAAATTTGGGGCTGTTGTCATTCTCATCCAGTACTGTCACAATCACAGCAGCTTGACTCTGCAGGGGAGGGGTGCCGTTATCTCGGGCTGTAACAGTAAAAATGAACCTCTCCTGCTCTTCTCTGTCAAAGACCCGGGAGGCTGTCAAAACCCCTGTCTTTCGGTCCAAATCAAAAAAAGAAGCATTGGGGCCAAGCTGATAAACAATGTCGGCATTTTTCCCACTGTCCTCATCCGTGGCACTAATAGTGGTTAAGTACAGACCACGGCGGTTGTTTTCAGAAACCGACAGTTCAATTACCGGCTGGCTGAAAATTGGAGGGTTGTCATTCTCATCCTCCAATTTAACTCTTACCAGGGCAGTCTGGTTCAAACTGGGCTTGCCAGAATCGGAGGCAACTATTTTAAAGCTGAATTCTTTGGTGCCCTCGTAGTCCAGCAAAGAAGAGGTCTCTAACAAGTACTGGTTGTCATAAACAGCCTTCAAGTGAAATGGCACCTCTCTCTCAATGAAACAGATCACTTTGCCATTCACATCAGTGTCCTTATCTGAGACTGTAATTAGGGCAATCTTAGTATTGACAGGGTCTTTCTCAGATAAGTACACTGTGCCATTGATGGGACTTATAATGTACCTGAGGTCTATGTTGGGGGGGTTATCATTAACATCAGTCACATTGATAGTAACAGTTGCCCGGGCAGGTGTAGAACTACCATCACTGGCCAGCACTGTCACCTTGTGGATAGCAGTTTCCTCTCGGTCTAAGGCCCTCTGGACTGTAATCAGCCCAGTGGTGTTGTTTAAAGCAAAGAGTCTTTTAGTTGCAGGAGCAACCTGGCCACCAAAAATATATCTGATTTCTGCATTGCTTCCTATATCTGCATCGGTGGCATGAAGCTGAATGACGGAGGTACCTACAGGGGCATTCTCTGGTATGTGAACCTCCACCTGACTCTCTTTAAAAACCGGCCTGTTGTCATTGACATCACTTACTGTGACCTGGAGGATGGCCGTGCTGGATTTCTGCGGGGTTCCACCATCCTCGACTTTGATTTTCATCACATAGGTATCTTTCTGCTCCCGGTCCAAGTTCTGCTGCACTATCAGCTGAGGCCACTTCTCACCTTCCGGCGTTTCCACGATATCCAGCCCAAAGACACTTTGCCCATTCAAAAGTTCGTAGTGCTGCACCCCGTTGAAACCAGTGTCAGGGTCCGTGGCTGATGGGATCGGGAAGCGGCTGTTGATGAGAGTGTTTTCGGGTATGGAGATGTTGATGACAGGGGACGGAAACATAGGGGCATTGTCATTGGTATCCTTCACGATGATTTTGATCTTGATCAGCCGAAAAAAGTCATTGGGGAGAATAACCACCTCCAGTTCAAAGAAGCACTCATTCTCTTCGGCGTAGGCAGCCCCAGCGCAAAGTCTCTCTCGGTCAATTCTGTTGGAGGTGGTAAAGATCTCCCCCGTGGTGCTGGACACTTTCACCAAAGGGGCATCCCCTGCTTTGGAGACCAGTCTGTAGACAAGACTAGCGCTGGTTCCTGTGGCAGCATTGATGTGAGAAATGTTCAAATCCTTTGGTATGTTCCCGATGGGGACGTTTTCTGGCAGCTCCTCTCGGATCGTGTAAATAAGTTCTTGAGCTACAGCAGAATCCAGCCTTAAACAGGCAATCAGGGCAGCCAACAGGTAAAAATCCCTCAGGTCCATGATAATGTGTTTATAGCTCCTTCTCCGGGTTTTAGGATCTCAAGGTTTCCACAAATGAGTGTTGCCTTGTTTGCAAGAGGAGGACTGCAGGATGCATCACATCACAGCTCTTACTTCCCGACAGGCACTGTCAAcacaatcacaacaacaacaaaaaaaaacaagCGTTATTGTCTCATTTTAACTGACACCGCATGGAACTGCCAAGTCCTGCTCCACGtttctgcaaaacacacacacacacacacttgcaaacaAGAAACACTTGCCAcctgcttccttttctctctccctctctctcacacactgtgtttctctctctttcttgtgtgtgtgtgtgtgtgagagagagagagagagagggggggggcaattATTCTCCATGAATGCACCAATATACCACTACTAGTATTTGCACACATTGAGAATGAAATTAACTAGTCGCAGGATTGAGAGGGAAGATGCAATTCATACGCTCGTGCACAAAACAGTCCAGAGCACTGTGCCTATCATTCAATGCTTTCTCTTTCCACCCATAAATGCAAcacaagttaaaaaaataaatttaaaaatgcatagcatGAATTGTACACTAACTGCAACTTAAAGCGCCATGCATCCTCCTCCCCCAATTAAATTACCTAGCTAGATTGTCCTTTCTGCTGGCTCGTATGCTTCATCCTATGCTTGTGCTACTAGATGGTCTAGGATACAGAAGGATTCAGACAAACtgccggtgctgctgctgcttctgctgcagctCTCTGGCTACTTCCCATCCTTATTAACTAAAGGAGACAAAAACAGGACCTCTAGTTTCTTCCCGAgagccaaccaaaatgtcaccttCTCCAGATGTTGCAGTGTGCGGGGCTCGCTTCTGCCTGACAATGTTCAACTTCAACATAAACAGAAGATTTGGGGAGGAGGCGCCTAGGACCAACTCAGAAGCAGCAAGCCAGATGTttacaaagaaaaggcagaaggatGCTATTTGGGAATCTGCTCGTTGGTTtgtttctggatggggttgtgtgtgtgtgtggcgggggggggtgcACACACGATGCAGTCGGTGACACTCAGCTGCCCCTCCGGATGTGTTATTAGCAAGCAGCTGCCACACATAAATACTGCAGCCTAACAGGGCTGGtgaagaaaaaggagaggagagagacTTCTGTTCAGATGCCCTTATGGGAGCAAAGGAAGCTCCAGGCGTCCTTAtggattggggggcggggagagtttGGTCAGAAGCTCTGATCTTACATCTGCATTAAAAGCGACGCGGTGATGTCCGCGAATCATTTCCATTGCCACCGATGCAGGTAGGTAGGGGCTGCGGAGGCAGCAACCTCAACCCCCAGGCAAAGCCGagatttcccttcctccctcacgAAAAGATCTCGAAATCCATTtttaatgccccccacccccttcttcccccccgaAGCGTGTGTAACTTTGCACTTACATCGCCCGCTGTACCTTGTGCCGAGGAACTGCAGCAGCCGCCGCCGTGGGGGGAAGGAGCCGTTCTTCTAAGACCCGGAGAAAGCGCCACACAATGCATCTGGCGCACGAGCCACCAAATTcgtgatttgggggtgggggaggcgtgTGGCGGGGGGTTGGGGACGGAGCttgccgcgggggggggggggaagagagagagagaatcagcaagCAATCGTTAAGGCGGACGCTGCCTCCTTGAGCCCAGAGGTGTTGCTTCGCAGCGGCAAATTAACAACTCCAAAGAACAAATTCACAGTTCTGTCCGGGTTAGTCATCCTCTCTCGGTGCGCGCGCGGATCtcgtctctctctcgctcgctctccccaccgccttccctttttcctgctttatttatttctcttgatggtgatgatgaccgTTATCATCATCAAAGTGATGCTGATCCCTCCTGGGCGTCTGGAACGTGGCGCAGGCGACACCAGCAGCTCCACAAACCCAAGGAAGCCAGGCAGGCGGAGGCAGGCAATCCCCGCGCACTTCTTGTTTAGATCGGCGGCGTGTCACGCTCTGCACCGCACGTTCATTCCCCTCCCTCCGTCTCCCTCTCTCGCCTCATCCGCGTCTAGAAACCGATGAGGAAACTGAGCCCGCAACTTCTTGGTTAGGCTGGTGGCGATGAGGGCGCGCGGAGGGAAACGCCAGGCTCGCCTGGGCTCCGGGCTCCGCGTGGGGCGACGGTTGCCAATCCGAAAGGCTTTATTGCTTTGCTGGAAGGGAGCCGCCGCCGTGCAAgctcgctcgctctccctctccctctccctctcgcaCTCCACTCTCGCTTCTCTTCGCTTTTCTCTCTGAACTGAATTTCTTGATATAACTCTCAATAAGCCCAGAGGGAGGGCGGGAGCCAGGCGAAGCGACGCCCCTCGGCGGTGGCGGATTGGTTGGCTCCGCGCGGGGCGGGGATGGCAGCCAGGCGACGGGCGGACGGGCCCGTCGCTCAGGCGCTGGGGGCGGACGGGCGGGCGGCCGGCGAGCGCGCTGCCTGCTGCTGTGCAGAATGGTTAATAAGGCTGcgggcagcggtggcggcggagGACAAGAGCCGCGCAGGATGCCCCGGCGGAGCCCCGGAACCTCTTTTCGGCGCCAAGGCTCCGATCATACACCTGTCATCATCGGCCTTCCCCGGCTTCTTCTCTTGTAGGAAAGGAGAGCgctcctctgagcatgtgcagagtatctCTGTCTCACCTACTGGTTAGAGAACAGGCCAGGTCTGAGTCGCAGCACCTCTCGCTTTGCAAATCTAATCAATGGAGGCTGGTTCCTCGCTGtcgccccccccccttctttccttACTTGTCTTTCAGTGGGACCAGTCCCGTCTGCCCCACCTCCCACCATGCCCGGGGTAGCCACTGGCTGCTTGTCCGAGTGGGTGACCGGGCACCGAAAGCGACCGCaaggagcagcagctgctgccgcCTTCTCTCGCTCTC contains:
- the PCDH9 gene encoding protocadherin-9 isoform X3, producing MDLRDFYLLAALIACLRLDSAVAQELIYTIREELPENVPIGNIPKDLNISHINAATGTSASLVYRLVSKAGDAPLVKVSSTTGEIFTTSNRIDRERLCAGAAYAEENECFFELEVVILPNDFFRLIKIKIIVKDTNDNAPMFPSPVINISIPENTLINSRFPIPSATDPDTGFNGVQHYELLNGQSVFGLDIVETPEGEKWPQLIVQQNLDREQKDTYVMKIKVEDGGTPQKSSTAILQVTVSDVNDNRPVFKESQVEVHIPENAPVGTSVIQLHATDADIGSNAEIRYIFGGQVAPATKRLFALNNTTGLITVQRALDREETAIHKVTVLASDGSSTPARATVTINVTDVNDNPPNIDLRYIISPINGTVYLSEKDPVNTKIALITVSDKDTDVNGKVICFIEREVPFHLKAVYDNQYLLETSSLLDYEGTKEFSFKIVASDSGKPSLNQTALVRVKLEDENDNPPIFSQPVIELSVSENNRRGLYLTTISATDEDSGKNADIVYQLGPNASFFDLDRKTGVLTASRVFDREEQERFIFTVTARDNGTPPLQSQAAVIVTVLDENDNSPKFTHNHFQFFVSENLPKYSTVGVITVTDADAGENKAVTLSILNDNENFVLDPYSGVIKSNVSFDREQQSSYTFDVKAIDGGQPPRSSTAKVTINVMDVNDNSPVVISPPSNTSFKLVPLSAIPGSVVAEVFAVDIDTGMNAELKYTIVSGNNKGLFRIDPVTGNITLEEKPTPTDVGLHRLVVNISDLGYPKSLHTLVLVFLYVNDTAGNASYIYDLIRRTMETPLDRNIGDSSQPYQNEDYLTIMIAIVAGAMVVIVVIFVTVLVRCRHASRFKAAQRSKQGAEWMSPNQENKQNKKKKRKKRKSPKSSLLNFVTIEESKPEDAVHEPINGTISLPAELEEQSIGRFDWGTAPPTTFKPNSPDLAKHYKSASPQSAFHLKPDTPVSVKKHHVIQELPLDNTFVGGCDTLSKRSSTSSDHFSASECSSQGGFKTKGPLHTRQPQDEFYDQASPDKRTEADGNSDPNSDGPLGPRGLAEATEMCTQECLVLGHSDNCWMPPTLGSYQQPKSPLSTFAPQKEWVKKDKLVNGHTLTRTWKEDSNRNQFSDRKQFGSGEGHFNAGNHMTDIPLANLKTYKQVSGAVESPKENQL